In Myxococcus stipitatus, the following are encoded in one genomic region:
- the egtD gene encoding L-histidine N(alpha)-methyltransferase has protein sequence MDSLVQPVVTTPGEGTRNIPGVKVEVFVKPGDARRALRQEVLQGLCNTPKELSPRWLYDERGSQLFDDITRLPEYYPTRREREILLAHAGDVARLSGATTLIELGSGTSEKTRLLLDAMEEAGQLSRFVPFDVSEAFLRRAAASLAREYPGITVHAVVGDFEHHLGRLPQGGRRLVAFLGGTIGNLKPVERSRFLRELSEGLLPGDGLLLGTDLIKDRQRLFAAYNDSAGVTAQFNRNVLTVLNRELGGDFNPEGFEHFAPFDEHNGWVEMRLVSRRAQTVKLSALKRRVDFAEGEVLRTEVSCKFEQTRVEAELDAAGLGLAAWWTDGAGDFALSLALKRG, from the coding sequence ATGGATTCGTTGGTACAGCCGGTGGTGACGACGCCTGGTGAGGGGACGCGGAACATCCCCGGGGTGAAGGTGGAGGTCTTCGTGAAGCCCGGCGACGCGCGGCGCGCGCTGCGGCAGGAGGTCCTCCAGGGTCTGTGCAACACACCCAAGGAGCTCTCCCCCCGGTGGCTCTACGACGAGCGGGGCAGCCAGCTCTTCGACGACATCACCCGCCTGCCGGAGTACTACCCGACGCGGCGTGAGCGCGAAATCCTGCTGGCCCACGCCGGCGACGTGGCCCGGCTCAGCGGCGCCACCACCCTCATCGAGCTGGGCAGCGGCACCAGCGAGAAGACGCGCCTGCTGCTCGACGCCATGGAGGAAGCAGGACAGCTCTCGCGCTTCGTCCCCTTCGACGTGAGCGAGGCCTTCCTGCGCCGCGCGGCGGCGTCACTCGCCCGCGAGTACCCGGGCATCACCGTGCACGCGGTGGTGGGTGACTTCGAGCACCACCTGGGCCGGCTGCCTCAAGGGGGACGCAGGCTGGTCGCCTTCCTGGGAGGCACCATCGGCAACCTGAAGCCGGTGGAGCGCTCTCGCTTCCTGCGCGAGCTGTCGGAGGGACTCTTGCCAGGGGACGGGCTGCTCTTGGGCACCGACCTCATCAAGGACCGGCAGCGGCTGTTCGCGGCCTACAACGACAGCGCGGGCGTCACGGCACAGTTCAACCGCAACGTGCTCACCGTGCTCAACCGCGAGCTGGGCGGCGACTTCAACCCGGAGGGCTTCGAGCACTTCGCGCCCTTCGACGAGCACAACGGCTGGGTGGAGATGCGGCTGGTGTCCCGGCGGGCGCAGACGGTGAAGTTGTCCGCGCTCAAGCGCCGGGTGGACTTCGCCGAGGGCGAAGTGCTGCGCACCGAGGTCAGCTGCAAGTTCGAGCAGACCCGCGTCGAGGCCGAGCTGGACGCGGCGGGCCTGGGACTGGCGGCGTGGTGGACGGACGGAGCCGGAGACTTCGCCCTGTCCCTCGCGCTCAAGCGCGGCTGA
- the egtB gene encoding ergothioneine biosynthesis protein EgtB gives MDRSTTRTAGAVEAPGAWKARAWAELEAARARVLGMLAGLPERVLMNQHSPLMSPLIWDVAHIANYEEQWLLRALGAPALTDPAFDAIYDAFRHPRSTRATLPLLPPEAAFAYATRVRQAVREHLMDHVPETSFEPLLADGYVFGMVAQHEQQHAETLAATLQLMTEVEYRMASTRLLPRARPVSRAPVFIPGGPVRLGTDAPWAFDNEQPSHVREVAPFLMDAHPVTNGEYQAFVESGGYEDSRWWHPKGWDFVRAERLAHPQFWLPQDGGRWLRRRFSQVEPLPADEPVQHVCWYEAEAYARWAGKRLPTEAEWEKAARGSDGVLREHPWGPEAPTPARANLGGDAWGPAPVGSHPEGVSHDGVWGLLGDVWEWTSSDFQPYAGFRAYPYREYSEVFFGDEYKVLRGGAWASAPVAVRNGFRNWDYPIRRQIFAGVRCASAV, from the coding sequence ATGGACCGCTCGACGACTCGAACCGCAGGCGCCGTGGAAGCCCCGGGGGCATGGAAGGCCCGGGCCTGGGCGGAGCTCGAGGCCGCGCGGGCGCGGGTGCTGGGCATGCTCGCGGGCTTGCCGGAGCGGGTGTTGATGAACCAGCACTCGCCCCTGATGTCGCCGCTCATCTGGGACGTCGCGCACATCGCCAACTACGAGGAGCAGTGGCTGCTGCGGGCACTGGGCGCCCCGGCGCTGACGGACCCGGCCTTCGACGCCATCTACGACGCCTTCCGCCACCCTCGGAGCACCCGCGCCACGCTCCCCCTGCTGCCACCCGAGGCCGCGTTCGCCTACGCCACCCGCGTGCGTCAGGCCGTGCGCGAACACCTGATGGACCACGTGCCCGAGACCAGCTTCGAGCCGCTGCTGGCGGACGGCTACGTCTTCGGCATGGTGGCGCAGCACGAGCAGCAGCACGCGGAGACCCTCGCCGCCACGCTCCAGCTCATGACGGAGGTGGAGTACCGGATGGCCTCCACGCGCCTGCTCCCGCGCGCCCGCCCCGTCTCCCGCGCGCCGGTGTTCATCCCCGGCGGCCCGGTGCGCCTGGGCACCGACGCGCCCTGGGCCTTCGACAACGAGCAACCTTCACATGTCCGCGAGGTGGCGCCCTTCCTGATGGACGCGCACCCGGTCACCAACGGCGAGTACCAGGCCTTCGTCGAGTCCGGAGGCTACGAGGACTCGCGCTGGTGGCATCCCAAGGGCTGGGACTTCGTGCGCGCGGAGCGGCTCGCGCATCCCCAGTTCTGGTTGCCGCAAGACGGAGGCCGCTGGCTGCGCAGGCGCTTCAGCCAGGTCGAGCCCCTTCCCGCGGACGAGCCCGTTCAACACGTGTGCTGGTACGAAGCGGAGGCCTACGCGCGCTGGGCCGGCAAGCGATTGCCCACCGAGGCCGAGTGGGAGAAGGCCGCGCGAGGCTCGGATGGAGTGCTTCGCGAACACCCTTGGGGACCCGAAGCACCCACGCCCGCGCGCGCGAATCTGGGGGGTGATGCGTGGGGTCCCGCGCCCGTGGGCAGCCATCCGGAGGGCGTCAGCCACGACGGCGTGTGGGGCCTGTTGGGCGATGTCTGGGAATGGACCTCGAGCGACTTCCAGCCCTACGCGGGGTTCCGCGCCTATCCGTATCGCGAGTACTCGGAGGTGTTCTTCGGCGACGAATACAAGGTTCTTCGAGGAGGAGCATGGGCCAGCGCGCCGGTGGCGGTGCGCAATGGCTTTCGCAACTGGGACTACCCCATCCGCCGGCAGATTTTCGCCGGCGTCCGTTGTGCGTCCGCGGTGTGA
- a CDS encoding response regulator transcription factor, with protein MASAGKHGSVLVVEDEDDIRAAIAEILESEGYDVTVASNGREAMEELSDVRYVPRLILLDLMMPEMNGHELLVRRQAIPRLRNVPVMVLTAVTTDIPPGANGLLRKPFSVEELLEAVRSMMPIAA; from the coding sequence ATGGCCAGCGCTGGGAAGCACGGCTCCGTGCTCGTGGTGGAGGATGAGGACGATATCCGGGCCGCCATCGCGGAAATCCTCGAGAGTGAGGGCTACGACGTCACCGTCGCCTCCAACGGGCGAGAGGCGATGGAGGAGCTCTCCGACGTGCGGTATGTCCCTCGGCTCATCCTCCTGGACTTGATGATGCCGGAGATGAACGGGCATGAGCTGCTGGTGCGCCGGCAAGCCATCCCCCGGCTGCGCAACGTCCCGGTGATGGTGCTCACCGCCGTCACCACCGACATCCCGCCCGGGGCCAATGGCCTGCTCCGCAAGCCGTTCTCGGTCGAGGAACTGTTGGAAGCCGTGCGGAGCATGATGCCCATCGCCGCGTGA
- a CDS encoding helix-turn-helix transcriptional regulator: MDTELASMLGAAARAARVRMGLTQADVAERIGMASEVYGRLERGHMLPSVQNLRRLCVVLNVPPHQLLGLGDELAAPPPGKDKSSGKSREDDTPEMRRLLRNLRKLSPVQLKLMNLVASAMQQKKK; the protein is encoded by the coding sequence ATGGACACAGAACTGGCGAGCATGCTGGGAGCGGCGGCGCGGGCTGCCCGGGTGCGGATGGGGCTGACGCAAGCCGATGTGGCGGAGCGGATTGGCATGGCGTCGGAGGTGTATGGCCGCCTGGAGCGGGGCCACATGCTGCCCAGCGTGCAGAACCTGAGGCGGCTGTGCGTGGTGCTCAACGTGCCGCCGCACCAACTGCTGGGGTTGGGAGATGAGCTGGCGGCGCCTCCGCCGGGGAAGGACAAGTCGAGCGGGAAGTCCCGTGAGGACGACACGCCGGAGATGCGGCGGCTGTTGCGCAACCTGCGCAAGCTGTCCCCCGTGCAGCTCAAGCTGATGAACCTGGTGGCGTCGGCGATGCAGCAGAAGAAGAAGTGA
- a CDS encoding serine/threonine-protein kinase — MMAGHPLALRPGMKVGPWRVMARLGQGAFGAVFQVESGGRLHALKFALRGPGSDDLDRTDARAVRELACLLHAVHPHVVRVWAHGRWPDARTGYHYVVLDYVEGATLSAWVKREAPSARRVARLFSQLAWTLGELHSRNVFHRDLKPSNILVRAADDSPILVDFGSANHAESQPLTEGPLPPGTPRYRSPEALRFHRENHSRRDARYAFRATDDLYALGVTLHEVLTGTPAFSPTLPREVLAEYIETRMPAPASTLNEHVPLALELISQQLLRKRPEERYQDGGALHAALEVALGAATHDWDRPLFSRPPTESPSSERRNPSSEPSVLGPWPAPLPRRSVRRPPPGSAPAHPRPTAHASGPRITSRDASSVETPVARQQRTLARRLTWASAWVVVSLLLLLGGLFLVPRC, encoded by the coding sequence ATGATGGCGGGTCATCCACTCGCCTTGCGTCCGGGGATGAAGGTCGGCCCGTGGCGTGTCATGGCGCGGCTGGGCCAAGGGGCCTTCGGCGCGGTGTTCCAGGTGGAGAGCGGCGGCCGGCTGCACGCGCTCAAGTTCGCGTTGCGAGGACCGGGCAGTGACGACCTGGACCGGACGGACGCGCGAGCCGTCCGGGAGCTCGCGTGTCTGCTCCACGCGGTCCATCCCCACGTCGTCCGGGTCTGGGCCCACGGGCGTTGGCCCGATGCCCGCACCGGCTATCACTACGTCGTCCTCGACTACGTGGAGGGCGCCACGCTCTCCGCCTGGGTGAAGCGCGAGGCCCCCTCCGCGCGCCGCGTGGCGCGGCTGTTCTCACAGCTGGCGTGGACCCTGGGAGAGCTGCACTCGCGCAATGTCTTCCACCGAGACCTCAAGCCCTCCAACATCCTCGTGCGCGCCGCCGATGACTCGCCCATCCTGGTGGACTTCGGCAGCGCCAACCACGCCGAATCCCAACCCCTCACCGAGGGGCCCCTCCCACCGGGCACCCCCCGCTACCGCAGCCCCGAGGCCCTCCGCTTCCACCGGGAGAACCACTCCCGGCGCGACGCGCGTTATGCCTTCCGCGCCACCGATGACCTCTATGCCCTGGGCGTGACGCTGCACGAGGTGCTCACGGGGACACCGGCCTTCTCGCCCACGCTGCCGCGAGAGGTCCTGGCCGAGTACATCGAGACACGCATGCCCGCACCTGCCTCCACGCTGAACGAGCACGTCCCGCTCGCGCTGGAGCTCATCTCCCAACAGCTCCTCCGCAAGCGCCCCGAGGAGCGCTACCAGGATGGAGGCGCGCTGCACGCCGCGCTCGAAGTGGCGCTCGGCGCCGCGACACATGACTGGGACAGGCCGCTCTTCTCGCGCCCTCCCACGGAGAGCCCCTCCTCGGAGCGCCGGAATCCCTCCAGCGAGCCCTCCGTCCTCGGGCCCTGGCCCGCGCCCCTGCCCCGCAGGTCCGTGAGGAGGCCGCCGCCGGGCAGCGCACCCGCGCATCCAAGGCCCACGGCCCACGCATCCGGCCCGCGCATCACTTCGCGCGACGCCTCCTCCGTCGAAACGCCCGTGGCGCGCCAGCAGAGGACACTCGCGCGAAGACTCACGTGGGCGAGCGCCTGGGTGGTGGTGTCGCTGCTGCTGCTGCTCGGAGGGCTGTTCCTGGTGCCGCGCTGCTGA
- a CDS encoding chloride channel protein, producing the protein MTGCLAWTGVASPSITQPGTGAGPPGVNVARRFHHSVRDFLRSLTGMEKRFWLLVVAVGLIAGLGAAGLLKVLRFTQELFWRSQSEDFLSGVAAAPTWRRVLIPILGGALVTLLSLVVGRPLRGHGTAGIIESIWVRSGRLPLPRALLRGLVSIMAVALGAPLGREGALLSTGAASGSALAQWLRLNAGQTRLLVACGASAGMASAYNVPIGAALFGLEVLLGSFALELFGPIVVSCVVATLVSRMLIANHPSYVIPGYTLLHPRELVLALVLGVLLGGASALYVRGINVMSDLLDRASFWLAPFLPVVAMSVVGVTAVWLPQLLGNGYDAVNSALLGRMPLLLLLVLPLAKLALTSLCAGAGVPGGLFTPSLFYGAMLGGAFGALSERLFPGSAPSGAYALLGMGAVLAGTTHASVSAVLLIFELTGDYPLVLPLMLSAVVSTAISRRLEPESLYTSVLNRRNVRMPATIPQWLRQEGARALLKPVQRRVSPSTPFPEVVAMLLELPAGEDLYVTDDQGLYRGALVLDDLKGHLPDHSLLHATIAEDIMDTEVKPITPEMSLSEVASRFTQTALERLPVVDSGRRLLGTISKMDVLREGTF; encoded by the coding sequence ATGACCGGGTGCCTAGCTTGGACCGGCGTGGCCTCTCCATCCATCACCCAGCCCGGCACCGGGGCAGGCCCGCCGGGCGTCAATGTGGCGCGGCGCTTCCACCACTCCGTGCGGGACTTCCTGCGAAGCCTCACGGGGATGGAGAAGCGCTTCTGGCTGCTGGTGGTGGCGGTGGGGCTCATCGCGGGCCTGGGCGCGGCGGGGCTGCTCAAGGTGCTGCGCTTCACCCAGGAGCTCTTCTGGCGGAGCCAGTCGGAGGACTTCCTCTCCGGCGTGGCGGCGGCGCCCACCTGGCGGCGCGTGCTCATCCCCATCCTGGGCGGCGCGCTGGTGACGCTGCTGTCCCTCGTCGTGGGGCGGCCCCTGCGGGGCCACGGCACCGCGGGCATCATCGAGTCCATCTGGGTCCGCTCCGGCCGCCTGCCCCTCCCCCGCGCGCTGCTGCGCGGACTGGTCTCCATCATGGCGGTGGCCCTGGGCGCGCCGCTGGGACGCGAGGGCGCGCTCTTGTCCACGGGGGCGGCGAGCGGCTCCGCGCTCGCGCAGTGGCTCCGGCTGAACGCGGGCCAGACGCGCCTCTTGGTGGCGTGTGGCGCCTCGGCGGGCATGGCGTCCGCGTACAACGTGCCCATCGGCGCGGCCCTCTTCGGGCTGGAGGTGTTGCTGGGCAGCTTCGCGCTGGAGCTGTTCGGCCCCATCGTCGTCTCCTGCGTGGTGGCGACGCTCGTCTCGCGGATGCTCATCGCCAACCATCCCAGCTACGTCATCCCCGGCTACACGCTGCTCCACCCTCGCGAGCTCGTGCTGGCGCTGGTGCTGGGGGTGCTGTTGGGCGGGGCCTCCGCGCTCTACGTGCGCGGCATCAACGTGATGTCGGACCTGTTGGACCGGGCCTCGTTCTGGCTCGCCCCGTTCCTTCCGGTGGTGGCGATGAGCGTCGTGGGAGTCACCGCGGTGTGGCTGCCGCAGCTGCTGGGCAATGGCTACGACGCCGTGAACTCCGCGCTGCTGGGACGGATGCCCCTGCTGCTGCTGTTGGTGCTGCCCCTGGCGAAGCTGGCGCTCACCTCCCTGTGCGCGGGCGCGGGGGTGCCGGGAGGGCTCTTCACGCCGTCGCTGTTCTACGGCGCCATGCTGGGAGGCGCGTTCGGAGCCCTGTCCGAGCGGCTGTTTCCAGGCAGCGCCCCCAGCGGCGCGTATGCCCTGCTGGGCATGGGCGCGGTGCTGGCGGGCACCACTCACGCGTCGGTGTCCGCGGTGCTGCTCATCTTCGAGCTCACCGGGGACTATCCCTTGGTGCTGCCGTTGATGCTCAGCGCGGTGGTGTCCACGGCCATCAGCCGCAGGCTCGAGCCGGAGTCGCTCTACACCTCCGTGCTCAACCGCCGCAACGTGCGCATGCCGGCCACCATCCCTCAATGGCTCCGGCAGGAAGGCGCGCGCGCGCTGCTCAAGCCCGTGCAGCGACGTGTCTCTCCTTCCACGCCCTTCCCGGAGGTCGTCGCGATGCTCCTGGAGCTCCCCGCGGGCGAGGACCTCTACGTCACCGACGACCAGGGCCTCTACCGGGGCGCGCTGGTGCTGGATGACCTCAAGGGACACCTGCCGGACCACTCGCTGCTCCATGCCACCATCGCGGAGGACATCATGGACACGGAGGTGAAGCCCATCACCCCGGAGATGTCGCTGAGCGAGGTGGCCTCCCGCTTCACCCAGACGGCGCTCGAACGGCTGCCCGTGGTGGACAGCGGCCGGCGGCTGCTCGGAACCATCTCCAAGATGGACGTGTTGAGAGAGGGCACGTTCTAG
- a CDS encoding ankyrin repeat domain-containing protein, which yields MSKALLEAIAKKDVSAVKQEVAKADWSVRDEFGRTALSVAASQAGEQSTEVLRVLLDAGADVNASQDEDSEEEEGWTALHQACLKGTFPSAIDAVTLLLERGAKADGSSKAAGVTPLELALTTHHLGIAEALLKAGAQPDAVGTQGMSPLHRVVALFRERSEKGKYPAGAVAKMAVDAVKLLLAHGAKPQTRDSKGETALAKALLYKLPEDFILVLVNAGAPLDEWVDLGQPPKKVLVTPASMAVGLGQPVSVIVAMLKTGLDTTKPVAPDAQNLMHYAAMKRFDALQMILEHRPEQDVNVRDESGATPLFLSSWVGISSAVKALLARGANPNIPDSDGNMPLHTAAKNDHDSVVKLLLEAGADKSARNANGQTAEDRARAEGHTTVAKLLSGT from the coding sequence ATGTCCAAAGCCTTGCTCGAAGCCATTGCCAAGAAGGATGTCTCCGCCGTGAAGCAGGAGGTCGCGAAGGCGGACTGGAGCGTCCGCGACGAGTTCGGGCGGACGGCGCTGAGCGTGGCGGCCTCGCAAGCGGGCGAGCAGTCGACGGAGGTGCTGCGGGTGCTGCTCGACGCGGGCGCCGACGTGAATGCGTCGCAGGACGAGGACAGCGAGGAGGAGGAGGGGTGGACCGCGCTGCACCAGGCCTGCCTCAAGGGCACGTTCCCCTCGGCCATCGACGCGGTGACGCTGCTGCTGGAGCGCGGCGCCAAGGCGGATGGGAGCAGCAAGGCGGCGGGAGTGACGCCACTGGAGCTGGCGCTCACCACGCACCACCTGGGCATCGCGGAGGCGCTGCTCAAGGCGGGGGCTCAACCCGACGCGGTGGGCACGCAGGGCATGTCCCCGCTGCATCGGGTGGTCGCCCTGTTCCGGGAGCGCTCGGAGAAGGGGAAGTATCCGGCGGGCGCGGTGGCGAAGATGGCCGTCGACGCCGTCAAGCTGCTGCTCGCCCATGGGGCGAAGCCCCAGACGCGGGACTCGAAGGGCGAGACGGCGCTGGCCAAGGCCCTGCTCTACAAGCTGCCGGAGGACTTCATCCTGGTGCTGGTGAACGCGGGTGCGCCGCTGGACGAGTGGGTGGACCTGGGCCAGCCGCCCAAGAAGGTGCTCGTCACGCCCGCGTCCATGGCGGTGGGCCTGGGCCAGCCGGTCTCCGTGATTGTCGCCATGCTGAAGACGGGGCTGGACACGACGAAGCCCGTCGCGCCGGATGCGCAGAACCTGATGCACTACGCGGCGATGAAGCGCTTCGACGCGCTCCAGATGATTCTGGAGCACCGGCCGGAGCAGGACGTCAACGTGCGCGATGAGTCGGGCGCCACGCCGCTGTTCCTGTCGTCGTGGGTGGGCATCTCCAGCGCGGTGAAGGCGCTGCTCGCGCGGGGCGCCAATCCGAACATCCCGGACAGCGACGGCAACATGCCGCTGCACACCGCCGCGAAGAACGACCACGACTCCGTCGTGAAGCTGCTGCTGGAGGCGGGCGCGGACAAGAGCGCGCGCAACGCGAACGGACAGACGGCGGAGGACCGGGCGCGCGCCGAGGGCCACACGACGGTGGCGAAGCTCTTGAGCGGAACCTGA
- a CDS encoding Ig-like domain-containing protein, giving the protein MSTRVLTSWRRVRPQAFAGLLALCVAVLSTPSSAQTQTNSQSTQRAINFLSADVVTWVNANNCAACHRVGASTYGLAAARANGYDMTVVAANGQTNQANLEALGLRIKNEQLANGSWIHGTSDFRNEKTSYATFGLAGYDQNVSTQYSASLVAAANWALSTQEASGRWASDHASFPVDHGSVPTTARIMTGIAQAKQRVDPARAAQYQTALDRAAAYLRANLDNGDTSAPGNGMPYTFQVAWAVVGLKAAGPGPSNANTAAIDTLANRLLTRTSPGNPGWGDLPNGAANDVATGSAIYALCLAGREPATDPRVRSSIEWLKTRQAADGSWRTGSATFDIPTTFASLGLSCYGDFSVHVSVVGEARKELAIGSQQAQQVTFTFNVKNHGYQADTYTLNTTGGLPGWASFPTPISLFLPAGDDANVTVTVTAPSNLIPALTSEFTLVANSGGAPGVSGSARATAYTPPLPPVTGLPTTTTIQTPAVNATITIGNGNVLSARVRDSANMPVTGPNRGVVTFYVAGVPVGGDADVDGDGLFTFNWVPPTDTWNVTGPQDFRAVYSGVERTPPLANLLGSTDSRTVVIAPFPHLTPMVTIGNPPAFTRETTLDIWGYATPRAPGAVVTYAAFIINGSTTIPLTPGNGGLIYTTITLQEGPNIIQLTARDSFGGVTTKQVNLTVDRVAPVLTILSPSNGAALSSTNVVVTSSVQDQTPVRVETQWVATSLLEFGNGTVEHTVPMNTGNQVILVRATDSAFNVTEKLVTVWVDPGQPTVSTNPGDGQLYGPLANHALNYTVNVQSLSSTTVRINGGAPMPVARGGGAVQTTLTLTPGINNISIITTSETGVTSTLTRTVRYDVQAPTATLLSPTEGSTAAGTITLRARVTDNLTTVSNVGFSRDMSGIRAGTLQGDGTWTATLDTRELLDGSHTIDVWMSDGVGNSTVQRFNFFVDN; this is encoded by the coding sequence ATGTCCACCCGTGTCCTCACGTCGTGGCGGCGCGTGCGTCCACAGGCCTTCGCCGGCCTGTTGGCGTTGTGTGTCGCCGTCCTGTCCACGCCGTCCTCGGCGCAGACCCAAACCAACTCGCAGTCCACCCAGCGCGCCATCAACTTCCTGAGCGCGGACGTCGTCACCTGGGTCAACGCCAACAACTGCGCGGCCTGCCACCGCGTGGGTGCCAGCACCTACGGCCTGGCCGCCGCCCGGGCCAACGGCTACGACATGACCGTCGTCGCGGCCAACGGCCAGACGAACCAGGCCAACCTGGAGGCGCTGGGCCTGCGCATCAAGAACGAGCAGCTGGCCAACGGCTCGTGGATTCACGGCACCAGCGACTTCCGCAACGAGAAGACGTCCTACGCGACCTTCGGCCTCGCCGGGTATGACCAGAACGTCTCCACGCAGTACAGCGCGTCGCTCGTCGCCGCGGCCAACTGGGCGCTGAGCACGCAGGAGGCCAGCGGCCGGTGGGCGTCCGACCACGCCAGCTTCCCGGTGGACCATGGCAGCGTGCCCACCACCGCGCGCATCATGACGGGCATCGCCCAGGCCAAGCAGCGCGTGGACCCCGCGCGCGCCGCGCAGTACCAGACCGCGCTGGACCGCGCGGCGGCCTACCTCCGGGCCAACCTGGACAACGGAGACACCAGCGCCCCCGGCAACGGCATGCCCTACACCTTCCAGGTGGCCTGGGCCGTGGTGGGCCTGAAGGCCGCGGGCCCCGGCCCGAGCAACGCCAACACCGCCGCCATCGACACCCTGGCCAACCGCCTGCTCACGCGCACCTCGCCCGGCAACCCGGGCTGGGGTGACCTGCCCAACGGCGCCGCCAACGACGTGGCCACCGGCAGCGCCATCTACGCGCTGTGCCTCGCGGGCCGCGAGCCCGCCACCGACCCGCGCGTGCGCAGCAGCATCGAGTGGCTCAAGACGCGCCAGGCCGCCGACGGCAGCTGGCGCACCGGCTCCGCCACCTTCGACATCCCCACCACGTTCGCGTCCCTGGGCCTGTCCTGCTACGGCGACTTCAGCGTGCACGTCTCCGTCGTGGGCGAGGCGCGCAAGGAGCTGGCCATCGGCTCGCAGCAGGCGCAGCAGGTCACCTTCACCTTCAACGTGAAGAACCACGGCTACCAGGCGGACACCTATACGCTCAACACCACGGGCGGCCTGCCCGGCTGGGCGTCCTTCCCCACCCCCATCAGCCTCTTCCTGCCCGCGGGTGACGACGCCAATGTCACCGTCACCGTCACCGCGCCCTCGAACCTGATTCCCGCGCTGACGTCGGAGTTCACGCTCGTCGCCAACTCGGGCGGCGCGCCCGGCGTGTCCGGCTCCGCCCGCGCCACCGCGTACACCCCGCCCCTGCCGCCCGTCACCGGTCTGCCCACCACCACCACCATCCAGACGCCGGCCGTCAACGCGACCATCACCATCGGCAACGGCAACGTGTTGTCCGCCCGCGTGCGCGACTCCGCCAACATGCCCGTCACCGGTCCCAACCGGGGCGTCGTCACCTTCTACGTCGCGGGCGTGCCCGTGGGCGGAGACGCGGACGTGGACGGCGATGGCCTGTTCACCTTCAACTGGGTGCCGCCCACCGACACGTGGAACGTCACCGGTCCGCAGGACTTCCGCGCGGTGTACTCGGGCGTGGAGCGCACGCCGCCCCTGGCCAACCTCTTGGGCAGCACCGACTCGCGCACCGTCGTCATCGCCCCGTTCCCGCACCTGACGCCCATGGTCACCATCGGCAACCCGCCGGCCTTCACCCGCGAGACGACGCTGGACATCTGGGGCTACGCCACGCCGCGCGCCCCGGGCGCCGTCGTCACCTACGCGGCCTTCATCATCAACGGCTCCACCACCATCCCGCTCACCCCGGGCAACGGCGGCCTCATCTACACGACCATCACCCTGCAGGAAGGCCCCAACATCATCCAGCTCACCGCGCGCGACAGCTTCGGCGGTGTCACCACCAAGCAGGTCAACCTGACGGTGGACCGCGTGGCGCCCGTCCTCACCATCCTCTCGCCCTCGAACGGCGCCGCGCTGAGCAGCACCAACGTGGTGGTGACGTCGTCGGTGCAGGACCAGACGCCGGTGCGCGTGGAGACGCAGTGGGTGGCCACGTCGCTGCTCGAGTTCGGCAACGGCACGGTGGAGCACACCGTCCCCATGAACACGGGCAACCAGGTCATCCTCGTGCGCGCCACGGACAGCGCCTTCAACGTGACGGAGAAGTTGGTCACCGTCTGGGTGGACCCCGGCCAGCCGACGGTCTCCACCAACCCGGGTGACGGCCAGCTCTACGGGCCGCTCGCCAACCACGCGCTCAACTACACCGTCAACGTCCAGTCCCTGTCCTCGACGACGGTGCGCATCAACGGCGGCGCGCCCATGCCGGTGGCTCGCGGCGGCGGCGCGGTGCAGACGACGCTCACGCTCACCCCCGGCATCAACAACATCAGCATCATCACCACCAGCGAGACGGGCGTCACCTCCACCCTCACGCGCACGGTGCGCTACGACGTGCAGGCCCCCACCGCCACGCTGCTGTCCCCCACCGAGGGCAGCACCGCCGCCGGCACCATCACCCTGCGCGCCCGCGTCACCGACAACCTCACCACCGTGTCCAACGTCGGCTTCAGCCGGGACATGTCCGGCATCCGCGCCGGCACGCTCCAGGGTGACGGCACGTGGACCGCGACGCTCGACACGCGCGAGCTGCTGGATGGCTCGCACACCATCGACGTGTGGATGAGCGACGGCGTGGGCAACTCCACGGTCCAGCGCTTCAACTTCTTCGTCGACAACTGA